In the genome of bacterium, the window TCGGCGAGGACGCCCCAGGCGAGGACGCCGGCCGCGAGGGCGACGGCCACGATCGCCAGCGTTCTCTCCAGGACGGTCCGCTGCATGGGGCTGTTATTCGCGCCGCGGGGACGAGGGCGCCCTAGACCTCATCCCCGGTCGAAGGGAGGTTCATCAGGATCTCCACCGCCCGGCGCAGGTCCTGCGACGCCCCCTTGAGGTTCCCGGTCGCCTCCGAGCCGAGCCCGCGCCGGAAGTACGTGCCGGCGTCCAGCGGGTTGAGCTCGAGCGCGGCCTTGAAGCGCGCCTCGGCGTCCGCGGCCTTCCCCTGCTTTGCCAGCGCGAGCGCCAGGTTCGAGACCGCCGGCGTGTAGGTCGCGTCCAGGGCGACGGCCTTCTCGAACGCCGCCGCCGCCTCGTCGACCTTCTCCTGCTGCAGCAGCGCCTCGCCATACCCGGTCTGCGCCGCGACGCTCGCCGGGTCCACCGCCAGCGCGGCGCTGAAGTGCTCGGCGGCCTTCGCGGCCGCCTCCGGCTTGTTCTTCGCCAGCAGGAGCTGGCCAAGGTAGACCCGCGGCGCCGCGTACTTCGGGTCGGCCGCGGCGGCCTGCTCGAACTGGTCGGTCGCCTTGTCGCGGTTGCCGCGCTGGAGCATCGTGCGGCCGAAGTTGAAGTGCCGCAGCGCCTTCGCGTCCGGCTTGAAGACCGGCTTCGCGGCGACGGCGTCGGCCTTGGGCGCCTCGCGCAGGCCGAGGAGGACCTCCACCGCGCCCGTGATCTCGCTGCCGCTGTCGCGCAGCCAGCTCGCGGTCTCGTGCACCATCTTCCCCTCGGTGTCGACCAGCGCCGTCGAGGGCGTCGCGACCACGCCGAAGGCGTTGTACGTCTCCAGGCCGGTGTCCACGACGAGGGGGAAGGTCAGCTTGAGCTTGTCCTTGAGCGCATCGATCTGGCTGCGGTCGTCCGGACCGAGGCTGACCCGGTTGACGTTGACGCCGACCACCCGCAGCCCCTTGGCGC includes:
- a CDS encoding redoxin domain-containing protein, yielding MLHDVHPTHRSRRTAATALTALAALLAMTFAIPQAGAAFKYLKTGMEVPEFALKTAEGNEYTLAQLKGQPATLLVFWATWSPRSEPALAAAQKLHEQYGAKGLRVVGVNVNRVSLGPDDRSQIDALKDKLKLTFPLVVDTGLETYNAFGVVATPSTALVDTEGKMVHETASWLRDSGSEITGAVEVLLGLREAPKADAVAAKPVFKPDAKALRHFNFGRTMLQRGNRDKATDQFEQAAAADPKYAAPRVYLGQLLLAKNKPEAAAKAAEHFSAALAVDPASVAAQTGYGEALLQQEKVDEAAAAFEKAVALDATYTPAVSNLALALAKQGKAADAEARFKAALELNPLDAGTYFRRGLGSEATGNLKGASQDLRRAVEILMNLPSTGDEV